TTCCAGCAGCGAACAGCATCCCTGCTGCATCCAGCTTTACCAATGCCATGACGAAGGCCACGGCTGGCAGGGGGCTGGCCTTTTCATGGAGCGCACCCCCCTTGAAGCGCACCAAGCGGCGCCAGGCACCACAACGCCAACTGACGCCCTCTCATCAGATGAGCTGCAAGCGCGCGCCCAAGATGGCTGGGAAACGGCCGTCACTTTCGCACGCTCTCTCAAGCAGGGGGAGATGTTTGATGATGCCTTAAGCAGCAGTCAAATCCTCCACAGGCTGTTTGGCACATTGGGGGTGGCGGACGGTCAGCCACGGCCTCTCTCCTTCGCCTGCCGTTGCTCGCGTGAACGCCTGAAATTGATGCTGGAACGCTTTGAAGCCCAGGAACTTGACGAAATGGCCGACAATGGGGTCATCACCATGGATTGCGGCTTCTGCAACACCAAATACCGTTTCGACCGCAACACCGTGACAGGCACAGCCAACAAAGCTAGCCAAGACGCCCCCAACCCTGTTGACAAAAAAACGCACTGACAACCCCCAGTGCCTTGCATGGCAGCGCAAGCTGGCGTGCAGGGGCCAGCTGAGGTTAGGGTAGATGGTCATGGCTTCATCACAGCGCCCATCCCCAACACCACCCCACGATCCCAATGCAGTGTCTGATGGAGCCCCATCCCAGGCAGCTCAGAGGGTAGACGCGCTTGGGGATTCTCTTGAAGAAGCTGGGCGTGGTGATAGTGGCGCGCCTGCTGAACAGGAAAGCGCGCTTAACAGGCGCAGCTTCAGCCTGCTTG
The sequence above is drawn from the Formicincola oecophyllae genome and encodes:
- the hslO gene encoding Hsp33 family molecular chaperone HslO; translation: MAHHDPACSTHHHGAHADETIDLTVADGVLPFHLAAAPARGRVVRLGPLAQAILGRHNLPAPVLGLGAEALALVAGMASTLKFAGSFSLQVKGDGPVSLLVADCTSEGGMRFTARMDEAWQANPTPLSDKANELLGKGYLAFTIDQGPDTERHQGIVELKGESLAAMAEGYFSSSEQHPCCIQLYQCHDEGHGWQGAGLFMERTPLEAHQAAPGTTTPTDALSSDELQARAQDGWETAVTFARSLKQGEMFDDALSSSQILHRLFGTLGVADGQPRPLSFACRCSRERLKLMLERFEAQELDEMADNGVITMDCGFCNTKYRFDRNTVTGTANKASQDAPNPVDKKTH